One Solanum lycopersicum chromosome 4, SLM_r2.1 DNA window includes the following coding sequences:
- the LOC138347992 gene encoding uncharacterized protein — MVPLPTLDKAYSLLVERESQRIMSQTSHSSSSSELNALFTAQSLVPKPRFHTNSRYDPNIFCDYCKRTEHMQAVCYKLHGYPPCYERKKKGPAYNVQGRGRSNSDRRSYPSAHNAISDTDHSDFNRVESQRNQGYGRGDRQYDPVDYHKGLNVLHEQYNLILHMLRQSNMQSTTERDSNPSFQCKSSSRKLSLISLLSVSKITKDLQCAVCLYLNFVTIQDLSSGQVKEIGREQAGLYLIPHPSSSTDSTTSQAHSHLVHDGSSDSQTVLWHQRLDHTSSNVLARTLNLPVTQCSKEVHNFTICPLAKQPRLPFTNSSTISSSLFQLIHIDV; from the exons ATGGTACCTTTGCCTACTCTGGATAAGGCATACTCACTACTAGTTGAAAGAGAAAGCCAGCGTATCATGTCACAAACCTCTCACAGTTCAAGTTCATCTGAACTTAATGCCTTGTTTACTGCTCAATCATTAGTTCCCAAACCAAGGTTTCATACTAATTCAAGATATGATCCAAATATATTTTGTGACTACTGTAAAAGAACCGAACACATGCAGGCTGTATGTTATAAACTTCATGGGTATCCACCTTGTTatgaaaggaagaagaaaggtcCTGCTTACAATGTTCAAGGGAGAGGAAGATCAAATAGTGATAGAAGATCTTATCCATCTGCTCATAATGCAATTAGTGACACTGATCATTCTGATTTTAATAGAGTTGAGAGTCAAAGAAATCAAGGTTATGGCAGAGGTGATAGACAATATGATCCTGTTGATTATCACAAAGGATTGAATGTACTGCATGAACAATACAATCTGATCTTGCATATGCTTCGTCAATCCAATATGCAAAGCACCACTGAAAGAGATTCAAATCCTTCATTCCAGTGCAAATCTAGCTCAAGAAAACTATCCCTCATCAG TCTATTGTCAGTTTCAAAAATTACTAAAGATCTACAGTGTGCAGTATGTTTATATCTTAACTTTGTGACTATTCAGGATCTCTCCAGTGGGCAGGTGAAGGAGATTGGTAGAGAACAGGCTGGACTTTATCTCATTCCTCATCCCTCATCTTCTACAGATAGTACTACCTCTCAAGCACACTCTCATTTAGTTCATGATGGTTCATCAGATTCACAAACTGTCCTATGGCACCAAAGACTTGATCATACTTCTTCTAATGTTCTAGCTAGAACTCTCAATCTTCCAGTTACACAGTGTTCAAAAGAAGTTCACAACTTCACTATATGTCCTCTTGCTAAACAACCAAGACTTCCTTTTACAAATAGCTCTACAATATCTTCTAGTCTATTTCAATTGATACATATAGATGTTTAG
- the LOC138347993 gene encoding uncharacterized protein, whose translation MATIDNELPEKISHNHPLFLHSIDNSGILLSSIQLTGADNFSVWIRAMKIFIIGRNKLGFIDGSCTKEFYGPNLTNLWERCNAILLSWIMNCVSKELLGGIVYSTNAAAVWKDLCERYDKIDGSRIFQLHKEIATMSQDTNSISSYFSKLR comes from the coding sequence ATGGCAACTATTGACAATGAGTTGCCTGAGAAGATTAGCCATAATCATCCTTTGTTTTTACATTCAATTGATAACTCAGGTATATTACTTAGTTCGATTCAACTAACTGGAGCTGATAACTTTTCAGTATGGATTCGGgctatgaaaattttcattataGGTCGCAATAAACTTGGATTCATTGACGGATCATGCACAAAGGAGTTCTATGGTCCTAACTTGACAAATCTATGGGAACGATGCAATGCCATATTACTTTCATGGATAATGAATTGTGTTTCAAAGGAATTGCTTGGAGGCATTGTTTATTCCACCAATGCAGCTGCTGTGTGGAAGGATTTGTGTGAAAGATATGACAAGATTGATGGATCACGTATCTTTCAATTACACAAAGAAATTGCTACTATGAGTCAAGATACAAATTCAATCTCAAGCTATTTTTCTAAGTTGCGTTAG
- the LOC138347994 gene encoding uncharacterized protein — protein sequence MSSPCPFVAWGMDVIGPIEPDASNGTHSFWLPLITSPSGWKQLLTSRHFMGDICEQFKVTHPNSTAYRPQMNGAVEAANKNIKKILRRIIDNHRGWHEMLPYTLLGYRTTVRTSIGATTYLLVYGTEVVIPAEVEIPSLRII from the exons atgagttcaccttgtccatttgtagcttggggtatggatgtcatcggtccgATAGAACCAGACGCTTCTAATGGAACAcattcattttggttgccattgattacttcaccaagtgggtggaagcagcttcttacaagtcg TCACTTTATGGGAGATATTTGTGAACAATTTAAGGTCACTCATCCGAATTCAACTGCTTATCGTCCCCAAATGAATGGAGCTGTAGAGGCTgccaataagaatatcaagaagattCTAAGGAGGATAATTGACAATCACCGAGGTTGGCATGAGATGCTGCCATATACTTTGTTGGGTTATCGAACGACTGTCAGAACATCAATTGGAGCTACTACATATTTACTAGTATATGGAACAGAAGTAGTCATACCTGCTGAAGTTGAGATACCATCCCTAAGGATCATCTAA